A single Parabacteroides timonensis DNA region contains:
- a CDS encoding tyrosine-type recombinase/integrase — translation MAITKENNQKKKGLFLHEYVGRRAESKRLMGKDSTADLYQAAGHHFFVFLGNRDIRVCDVTATQVNDFQAYLQAKGLKINTINSYLSSLRAIYNAAFDDKPFKRKLHPFHKLRLKRDMTVKKPLSDQQVKKMATADFRDRPDLTLATDLALFSFMAYGMPFVDMVHLTRKNIHGQAIVYNRHKTGIEIRVEITSGMWQIIRKYESPGSDYLFPVMFASATYQQYKSMLSSHNETLKQVGQLLGIHNNLTSYVMRYTWASEARRLHVDIAVISQALGHTNEKTTRGYFNRLDQPELDQANQKITNQICKILLDKQKRINWRGVEATYL, via the coding sequence ATGGCAATAACAAAAGAAAACAATCAGAAGAAAAAAGGGCTTTTTCTGCATGAATATGTCGGTCGACGGGCAGAAAGCAAGCGACTGATGGGAAAAGACAGTACGGCTGATCTTTATCAGGCAGCCGGTCATCATTTCTTTGTCTTCCTGGGAAACAGGGATATTCGGGTCTGTGACGTAACAGCGACTCAGGTGAACGATTTTCAGGCTTACTTACAGGCAAAAGGATTAAAGATCAATACGATCAACAGCTACCTGAGCAGTCTCCGGGCGATATACAATGCTGCTTTCGACGACAAACCGTTTAAAAGAAAACTGCATCCGTTCCACAAACTGAGACTGAAACGCGATATGACGGTTAAAAAGCCATTGTCGGACCAGCAGGTGAAAAAGATGGCGACAGCCGATTTTCGTGACCGTCCCGATCTGACCCTGGCAACGGATCTGGCTCTATTCAGCTTTATGGCGTATGGCATGCCTTTTGTAGACATGGTGCACCTGACGCGGAAGAATATCCATGGACAGGCTATCGTGTACAACCGTCATAAGACCGGTATCGAGATACGTGTCGAGATCACTTCTGGCATGTGGCAGATAATCCGTAAATATGAATCACCGGGGAGCGATTACCTTTTCCCTGTGATGTTTGCCTCGGCTACTTACCAGCAGTATAAGTCCATGCTGTCTTCCCATAACGAAACATTGAAACAGGTGGGGCAGTTATTGGGTATCCATAATAACCTTACCTCGTATGTGATGCGTTATACCTGGGCCTCCGAAGCCCGTCGGTTGCATGTGGATATCGCCGTGATCAGTCAGGCATTAGGGCATACGAACGAAAAAACGACGCGGGGCTACTTCAACCGACTCGACCAGCCGGAACTCGATCAGGCGAATCAAA